A genomic window from Glycine soja cultivar W05 chromosome 10, ASM419377v2, whole genome shotgun sequence includes:
- the LOC114369501 gene encoding uncharacterized protein LOC114369501 — MDNSKFSMMEVREDFMVSATGDSEPTSRSAYFLKPLANSLDGPVSEVISSSMAMPLPPVFDPKQWPMVVRYNGWHHPKPKWVEWVDTLQVRYQSLWKKVGIFDAIMSTKCSIAKNQNLCVGIAERWCPDTNTFLFPWGEATITLEDVMVLGGFPVVGDPVFTTLQSQEMRKVEEKLSLARMEPWREKKHKVTTSAWMDAFVNSGTRSEIEHEAFLSTWLTMVGFSHNGLVNECVFPIAILLARGYPIALGPAVLASIYHDLTLLKKTIVRLAEKSVLDDKLELVTTLQSPFYLIQIWVWERFKNLQPQPKLINHEDPVLFRWHKVKALEIDNVRLAVESAMDHFRWRPYVQYAGTGKFKVYYPENETLVILDTDLDKEPTGILASFVACLKVSLLVGIQSNIELYLPHRVAMQFGMDQDVPSCVPIFRGTKENAWKNYCRPISDTHLYFPARLFEGDVTTRYATWWKQLVPSCHRDFVKNIVRRKRSLMSHVSKANKNSGNDADVPPGFSPSKTLPSGNSGQDDLQANENIDADIPTRFKSLSNPISSASTADYEKAKRISSLTKPAAEDTPEPLMSGLDEQFEDANGRKESRPSESCSCASRVNLMDLEERINRLEEVTKKLKMKTFGHC, encoded by the coding sequence AAGTGCTTATTTTCTGAAACCCCTTGCAAATTCCCTTGATGGACCAGTTTCTGAGGTAATTTCATCTTCTATGGCTATGCCACTGCCACCTGTGTTTGATCCAAAGCAGTGGCCTATGGTGGTTCGTTACAATGGATGGCACCACCCAAAACCGAAGTGGGTTGAATGGGTGGATACCCTTCAAGTTAGATATCAATCACTGTGGAAGAAAGTTGGCATCTTTGATGCCATTATGAGCACCAAGTGCAGCATAGCGAAAAACCAAAACTTGTGTGTTGGGATTGCTGAGAGGTGGTGTCCTGACACAAACACCTTCTTGTTTCCATGGGGTGAGGCAACAATCACCTTGGAGGATGTAATGGTGTTGGGGGGTTTTCCTGTTGTTGGTGATCCTGTCTTCACCACACTTCAAAGCCAGGAAATGAGAAAGGTGGAGGAAAAATTGAGTCTTGCAAGAATGGAACCTTGGAGGGAGAAAAAACATAAGGTTACTACATCAGCATGGATGGATGCTTTTGTCAACAGTGGGACGCGGAGCGAAATAGAGCATGAAGCATTCCTTTCAACTTGGTTGACAATGGTTGGCTTTTCTCACAATGGCTTGGTGAATGAGTGTGTTTTCCCTATTGCCATTCTTCTTGCTAGAGGGTATCCCATTGCTTTGGGACCAGCAGTGTTGGCTAGCATATACCATGATTTGACTTTGTTGAAGAAAACAATAGTTCGTTTGGCGGAAAAATCAGTACTTGATGATAAATTGGAATTGGTGACAACTCTTCAGTCTCCCTTTTACTTAATTCAAATTTGGGTGTGGGAAAGGTTCAAAAATTTGCAGCCACAGCCCAAACTGATCAACCATGAGGACCCTGTGTTGTTTAGATGGCACAAAGTTAAGGCCTTGGAAATTGATAATGTAAGATTGGCAGTGGAATCGGCTATGGATCATTTTCGATGGCGCCCTTATGTGCAATATGCTGGCACCGGCAAGTTCAAGGTGTATTATCCAGAAAATGAAACTTTGGTAATACTTGATACAGATTTGGATAAAGAACCTACAGGAATACTAGCCTCTTTTGTTGCATGCTTGAAAGTTTCTCTGCTTGTTGGAATTCAGTCTAATATAGAGCTGTATCTGCCGCATAGAGTTGCTATGCAATTTGGAATGGATCAAGATGTTCCAAGTTGCGTGCCTATATTCCGCGGGACTAAAGAAAATGCTTGGAAAAATTACTGTCGGCCAATATCTGATACACATTTGTATTTTCCTGCTAGGCTTTTTGAAGGAGACGTAACAACACGCTATGCAACGTGGTGGAAGCAGTTAGTACCGAGTTGTCATCGTGATTTTGTGAAGAATATTGTGAGGCGAAAGAGAAGTCTGATGTCTCATGTAtcaaaagcaaacaaaaattcTGGTAATGATGCTGATGTTCCACCTGGTTTTTCTCCTTCCAAAACTCTTCCTTCTGGAAATTCTGGTCAAGATGATTTGCAAGCtaatgaaaatattgatgctGACATTCCAACAAGGTTTAAGAGTTTGTCGAACCCAATTTCTTCAGCTTCTACTGCAGATTATGAAAAGGCTAAGAGGATATCATCACTGACAAAACCAGCTGCAGAAGATACCCCTGAACCATTGATGAGTGGTTTGGATGAGCAGTTTGAAGAtgcaaatggaagaaaagaatcaAGGCCTAGTGAAAGCTGTAGTTGTGCATCTAGAGTAAATTTAATGGATCTAGAAGAGAGAATTAACAGGCTGGAGGAAGtgactaaaaaattaaagatgaaaaCTTTTGGTCATTGTTGA